Proteins encoded in a region of the Poecilia reticulata strain Guanapo linkage group LG14, Guppy_female_1.0+MT, whole genome shotgun sequence genome:
- the alkbh4 gene encoding alpha-ketoglutarate-dependent dioxygenase alkB homolog 4 isoform X2, with protein MMAPDINNDGVSTCGCKGIRRCIICEKFKGKTQTETREPEMHHFLYDAETKLAVCKDGDGKGASFPFPGVFLWENFISEEEEKELIGFMDQDVWNLSQSGRRKQDYGPKVNFKKKKLRLANFNGLPGLSQKLVLRMQQEPNLQGFQPVEQCNLDYHPQRGSAIDPHLDDSWLWGERLVTVNMLSETVLTMSLEEGLPERGLVGNIRVAVRLPRRCLVALYGEARHRWKHAIHREDIQERRVCSTYRELSAEFLPAGRQAELGAKLLDIALTFRGTPV; from the exons ATGATGGCGCCTGATATCAACAATGATGGTGTTTCTACATGCGGCTGTAAAGGCATCCGACGATGTATCATATGTGAAAAATTCAAAGGGAAAACTCAGACAGAGACAAGGGAACCGGAG ATGCACCATTTCCTCTATGATGCTGAAACAAAACTCGCTGTCTGCAAAGATGGAGATGGAAAAGGTGCATCTTTTCCTTTTCCCGGTGTCTTCCTGTGGGAGAACTTCAtatctgaggaagaggagaaggagctGATTGGCTTCATGGACCAGGATGTTTGGAATCTGTCACAGTCTGGTCGAAGGAAACAG GACTATGGTCCAAAGGTGAActtcaagaaaaagaaattgcGTCTAGCTAACTTCAATGGACTCCCTGGTTTGAGCCAGAAACTGGTGCTGCGGATGCAACAGGAGCCAAACCTGCAGGGCTTCCAACCGGTGGAGCAGTGTAACCTGGACTACCACCCTCAGCGAGGCTCCGCCATCGATCCGCACTTAGACGACTCGTGGCTGTGGGGTGAAAGGCTTGTCACGGTCAACATGCTCTCAGAGACTGTGCTCACCATGTCTCTGGAGGAGGGCCTGCCAGAGCGCGGGCTGGTGGGGAATATCCGCGTGGCCGTACGGCTTCCCAGGAGGTGTTTGGTGGCACTGTATGGGGAGGCGAGGCACAGATGGAAGCATGCCATTCACAGAGAAGACATTCAGGAGCGCAGAGTCTGCAGCACCTACAGAGAGCTGTCTGCAGAGTTCCTGCCTGCAGGGCGGCAGGCGGAGCTGGGAGCCAAGCTACTCGATATTGCTTTGACGTTCAGAGGAACTCCTGTATAA
- the lrwd1 gene encoding leucine-rich repeat and WD repeat-containing protein 1 isoform X1 — translation MEKITEKLLLEKGSPKTNKLEQIKTLNLSKMALKLEDLPVKLLSRLRSLERLDLSGNRLQEFPKRLELPALRYLDLSDNQMEDVTTLESLRALEELKMDDNLYITVSDNHKLFVLLPNLRIYNSKDVTATANHLRYVYSDNLRTRIIAVWERSFSLPDPVSAEKLSSLKKNFVSAARQQVKFGPTSVADFTKWRVEILAKEYLRSLAEPKEDSDDEAHTENNDDTDVSEVTDGPDKETGPKRKQTDAAADASISLTPRKKLRADLPESPAESSPRKSSLRLKPLAGTQSRMSPLKPNRSPSTPSKAETRAETPRRSAKVQQVKEAEKKENLSRKEAKAAQLYRNAHVLPIIKACSKTKPVSLKPLHALQCHSKQDSSDDFSTQLWACAFQPQSESSAGSRLVATCGGDSVCVIDCETGKVMKKYKVPGEEFFSLAWTTVLMSRGISAPSQPCSILAAGGKRGLVKLIYHRNNMAYGEFRASRKSLSVLRFNHRQGNFLFTGSYDNKIIMWDIGGLDKHCNFKVVQLLTLEVGTTPLHICLPPASPDTHLLTACEDGLFCYNTQLGANSTTKKSNKMEITFPIYKMEDKQQNYHTIDGLSFLTDDVVASKSHTHGSIYLWSWSGTRSQRPGKRSGSVCAVVLAELQWAVTDVPYLSLNTCPGQGYIVCGDDKGQIWTYHVANLQKNSSQRGETIPPTQVLEWPTPVRKGLGRIEGPSINSVAMDPELHYLVALTDKNLVVIWKSEVLS, via the exons ATGGAGAAAATTACAGAGAAACTTCTACTGGAGAAAGGGTCTCCAAAAACCAACAAGTTGGAACAGATCAAAACTCTGAA tttgTCTAAGATGGCGCTGAAGCTTGAGGACCTTCCTGTGAAGCTGTTGTCACGCCTGAGGTCACTGGAGCGTTTGGATCTGTCTGGAAACAGGCTGCAGGAGTTCCCTAAGCGTTTGGAGCTGCCCGCGCTCCGGTACCTGGACCTGAGCGATAACCAGATGGAGGACGTCACAACCCTGGAGTCCCTCAGGGCTCTGGAAGAGCTCAAGATGGACGACAACCTTTATATCACT GTGAGTGATAATCACaagctgtttgtgttgctgCCCAATCTGCGAATTTACAACAGCAAGGATGTCACTGCCACTGCCAACCATTTGAGATACGTTTACAGTGACAACCTGAGGACCAGG ATAATTGCTGTTTGGGAGAGGAGCTTCAGTCTCCCGGATCCCGTCTCTGCTGAGAAACTGTCTTCCCTCAAAAAGAACTTTGTGAGCGCCGCCCGCCAGCAAGTTAAATTTGGCCCCACTTCTGTGGCTGATTTCACCAAATGGAGG GTGGAGATTCTGGCTAAGGAGTATCTGCGCTCTCTGGCGGAACCGAAGGAGGACTCGGACGATGAAGCTCACACTGAGAATAACGACGACACC GATGTATCTGAGGTAACAGACGGGCCTGATAAGGAAACAGGTCCTAAGAGGAAACAGACGGACGCAGCAGCAGACGCCTCCATCAGCCTGACACCCCGCAAAAAGCTGCGTGCCGACCTCCCTGAATCACCCGCTGAAAGCAGTCCTCGCAAATCCAGTCTCCGCCTCAAACCACTGGCAGGCACCCAGAGCAGGATGAGTCCCTTGAAGCCCAACCGGAGTCCCTCAACCCCCAGCAAGGCAGAGACGAGGGCAGAGACGCCCAGGAGGAGCGCCAAGGTCCAACAGGTCAAAGAGGcggagaagaaagaaaacctgagcAGAAAGGAAGCAAAGGCTGCACAGCTGTACAGAAACGCTCATGTGCTGCCCATCATAAAGGCTTGCAGCAAAACAAAG CCGGTCTCTCTGAAGCCGCTCCATGCTCTGCAGTGCCACAGTAAACAGGACAGCTCAGACGACTTCTCCACCCAGCTGTGGGCCTGCGCCTTCCAGCCGCAGTCAGAGTCCAGTG CAGGAAGCCGACTGGTGGCAACATGTGGAGGAGACTCGGTCTGTGTGATCGACTGTGAAACGGGGAAGGTGATGAAGAAGTACAAAGTTCCAGGAGAG GAGTTCTTCTCCCTGGCCTGGACCACTGTGTTGATGTCCAGAGGTATCAGCGCTCCGTCTCAGCCCTGCAGTATCCTCGCCGCCGGCGGAAAGAGAGGACTCGTCAAGCTGATCTACCACAGGAACAACATGGCGTATGGCGAGTTCAGAGCCAGCCGGAAGTCGCTGTCGGTGCTCCGCTTCAACCACCGGCAGGGAAACTTCCTCTTCA CCGGCTCCTACGACAACAAAATAATCATGTGGGATATCGGAGGACTGGACAAACATTGCAACTTCAAAGTTGT TCAGCTGCTGACGCTGGAGGTCGGCACCACACCTCTGCACATCTGCCTGCCGCCAGCCTCCCCCGACACACACCTGCTGACGGCCTGCGAGGACGGCCTGTTCTGCTACAACACACAGCTGGGAGCCAACAGCACCACGAAAAA gtcaaacaaaatggaaataacttTCCCCATTTACAAGATGGAGGACAAACAGCAGAACTACCACACTATCGATGGGTTGAGTTTTCTCACTGATGATGTAGTGG CCTCTAAGAGCCACACCCATGGGTCCATTTACCTGTGGAGCTGGAGCGGCACCAGGAGTCAGCGGCCAGGCAAGAGGAGCGGGTCGGTGTGCGCTGTGGTTCTGGCTGAGCTGCAGTGGGCCGTCACCGACGTTCCCTACCTGTCTTTGAACACCTGCCCAG GACAGGGCTACATAGTTTGTGGTGACGACAAGGGACAAATATGGACTTATCACGTCGCCAACCTCCAGAAGAACAGCAGTCAGAGAGGGGAAACCATTCCACCCACTCAG
- the alkbh4 gene encoding alpha-ketoglutarate-dependent dioxygenase alkB homolog 4 isoform X1, which yields MMAPDINNDGVSTCGCKGIRRCIICEKFKGKTQTETREPEKMHHFLYDAETKLAVCKDGDGKGASFPFPGVFLWENFISEEEEKELIGFMDQDVWNLSQSGRRKQDYGPKVNFKKKKLRLANFNGLPGLSQKLVLRMQQEPNLQGFQPVEQCNLDYHPQRGSAIDPHLDDSWLWGERLVTVNMLSETVLTMSLEEGLPERGLVGNIRVAVRLPRRCLVALYGEARHRWKHAIHREDIQERRVCSTYRELSAEFLPAGRQAELGAKLLDIALTFRGTPV from the exons ATGATGGCGCCTGATATCAACAATGATGGTGTTTCTACATGCGGCTGTAAAGGCATCCGACGATGTATCATATGTGAAAAATTCAAAGGGAAAACTCAGACAGAGACAAGGGAACCGGAG AAGATGCACCATTTCCTCTATGATGCTGAAACAAAACTCGCTGTCTGCAAAGATGGAGATGGAAAAGGTGCATCTTTTCCTTTTCCCGGTGTCTTCCTGTGGGAGAACTTCAtatctgaggaagaggagaaggagctGATTGGCTTCATGGACCAGGATGTTTGGAATCTGTCACAGTCTGGTCGAAGGAAACAG GACTATGGTCCAAAGGTGAActtcaagaaaaagaaattgcGTCTAGCTAACTTCAATGGACTCCCTGGTTTGAGCCAGAAACTGGTGCTGCGGATGCAACAGGAGCCAAACCTGCAGGGCTTCCAACCGGTGGAGCAGTGTAACCTGGACTACCACCCTCAGCGAGGCTCCGCCATCGATCCGCACTTAGACGACTCGTGGCTGTGGGGTGAAAGGCTTGTCACGGTCAACATGCTCTCAGAGACTGTGCTCACCATGTCTCTGGAGGAGGGCCTGCCAGAGCGCGGGCTGGTGGGGAATATCCGCGTGGCCGTACGGCTTCCCAGGAGGTGTTTGGTGGCACTGTATGGGGAGGCGAGGCACAGATGGAAGCATGCCATTCACAGAGAAGACATTCAGGAGCGCAGAGTCTGCAGCACCTACAGAGAGCTGTCTGCAGAGTTCCTGCCTGCAGGGCGGCAGGCGGAGCTGGGAGCCAAGCTACTCGATATTGCTTTGACGTTCAGAGGAACTCCTGTATAA
- the lrwd1 gene encoding leucine-rich repeat and WD repeat-containing protein 1 isoform X2, translating to MEKITEKLLLEKGSPKTNKLEQIKTLNLSKMALKLEDLPVKLLSRLRSLERLDLSGNRLQEFPKRLELPALRYLDLSDNQMEDVTTLESLRALEELKMDDNLYITVSDNHKLFVLLPNLRIYNSKDVTATANHLRYVYSDNLRTRIIAVWERSFSLPDPVSAEKLSSLKKNFVSAARQQVKFGPTSVADFTKWRVEILAKEYLRSLAEPKEDSDDEAHTENNDDTDVSEVTDGPDKETGPKRKQTDAAADASISLTPRKKLRADLPESPAESSPRKSSLRLKPLAGTQSRMSPLKPNRSPSTPSKAETRAETPRRSAKVQQVKEAEKKENLSRKEAKAAQLYRNAHVLPIIKACSKTKPVSLKPLHALQCHSKQDSSDDFSTQLWACAFQPQSESSGSRLVATCGGDSVCVIDCETGKVMKKYKVPGEEFFSLAWTTVLMSRGISAPSQPCSILAAGGKRGLVKLIYHRNNMAYGEFRASRKSLSVLRFNHRQGNFLFTGSYDNKIIMWDIGGLDKHCNFKVVQLLTLEVGTTPLHICLPPASPDTHLLTACEDGLFCYNTQLGANSTTKKSNKMEITFPIYKMEDKQQNYHTIDGLSFLTDDVVASKSHTHGSIYLWSWSGTRSQRPGKRSGSVCAVVLAELQWAVTDVPYLSLNTCPGQGYIVCGDDKGQIWTYHVANLQKNSSQRGETIPPTQVLEWPTPVRKGLGRIEGPSINSVAMDPELHYLVALTDKNLVVIWKSEVLS from the exons ATGGAGAAAATTACAGAGAAACTTCTACTGGAGAAAGGGTCTCCAAAAACCAACAAGTTGGAACAGATCAAAACTCTGAA tttgTCTAAGATGGCGCTGAAGCTTGAGGACCTTCCTGTGAAGCTGTTGTCACGCCTGAGGTCACTGGAGCGTTTGGATCTGTCTGGAAACAGGCTGCAGGAGTTCCCTAAGCGTTTGGAGCTGCCCGCGCTCCGGTACCTGGACCTGAGCGATAACCAGATGGAGGACGTCACAACCCTGGAGTCCCTCAGGGCTCTGGAAGAGCTCAAGATGGACGACAACCTTTATATCACT GTGAGTGATAATCACaagctgtttgtgttgctgCCCAATCTGCGAATTTACAACAGCAAGGATGTCACTGCCACTGCCAACCATTTGAGATACGTTTACAGTGACAACCTGAGGACCAGG ATAATTGCTGTTTGGGAGAGGAGCTTCAGTCTCCCGGATCCCGTCTCTGCTGAGAAACTGTCTTCCCTCAAAAAGAACTTTGTGAGCGCCGCCCGCCAGCAAGTTAAATTTGGCCCCACTTCTGTGGCTGATTTCACCAAATGGAGG GTGGAGATTCTGGCTAAGGAGTATCTGCGCTCTCTGGCGGAACCGAAGGAGGACTCGGACGATGAAGCTCACACTGAGAATAACGACGACACC GATGTATCTGAGGTAACAGACGGGCCTGATAAGGAAACAGGTCCTAAGAGGAAACAGACGGACGCAGCAGCAGACGCCTCCATCAGCCTGACACCCCGCAAAAAGCTGCGTGCCGACCTCCCTGAATCACCCGCTGAAAGCAGTCCTCGCAAATCCAGTCTCCGCCTCAAACCACTGGCAGGCACCCAGAGCAGGATGAGTCCCTTGAAGCCCAACCGGAGTCCCTCAACCCCCAGCAAGGCAGAGACGAGGGCAGAGACGCCCAGGAGGAGCGCCAAGGTCCAACAGGTCAAAGAGGcggagaagaaagaaaacctgagcAGAAAGGAAGCAAAGGCTGCACAGCTGTACAGAAACGCTCATGTGCTGCCCATCATAAAGGCTTGCAGCAAAACAAAG CCGGTCTCTCTGAAGCCGCTCCATGCTCTGCAGTGCCACAGTAAACAGGACAGCTCAGACGACTTCTCCACCCAGCTGTGGGCCTGCGCCTTCCAGCCGCAGTCAGAGTCCAGTG GAAGCCGACTGGTGGCAACATGTGGAGGAGACTCGGTCTGTGTGATCGACTGTGAAACGGGGAAGGTGATGAAGAAGTACAAAGTTCCAGGAGAG GAGTTCTTCTCCCTGGCCTGGACCACTGTGTTGATGTCCAGAGGTATCAGCGCTCCGTCTCAGCCCTGCAGTATCCTCGCCGCCGGCGGAAAGAGAGGACTCGTCAAGCTGATCTACCACAGGAACAACATGGCGTATGGCGAGTTCAGAGCCAGCCGGAAGTCGCTGTCGGTGCTCCGCTTCAACCACCGGCAGGGAAACTTCCTCTTCA CCGGCTCCTACGACAACAAAATAATCATGTGGGATATCGGAGGACTGGACAAACATTGCAACTTCAAAGTTGT TCAGCTGCTGACGCTGGAGGTCGGCACCACACCTCTGCACATCTGCCTGCCGCCAGCCTCCCCCGACACACACCTGCTGACGGCCTGCGAGGACGGCCTGTTCTGCTACAACACACAGCTGGGAGCCAACAGCACCACGAAAAA gtcaaacaaaatggaaataacttTCCCCATTTACAAGATGGAGGACAAACAGCAGAACTACCACACTATCGATGGGTTGAGTTTTCTCACTGATGATGTAGTGG CCTCTAAGAGCCACACCCATGGGTCCATTTACCTGTGGAGCTGGAGCGGCACCAGGAGTCAGCGGCCAGGCAAGAGGAGCGGGTCGGTGTGCGCTGTGGTTCTGGCTGAGCTGCAGTGGGCCGTCACCGACGTTCCCTACCTGTCTTTGAACACCTGCCCAG GACAGGGCTACATAGTTTGTGGTGACGACAAGGGACAAATATGGACTTATCACGTCGCCAACCTCCAGAAGAACAGCAGTCAGAGAGGGGAAACCATTCCACCCACTCAG